In a single window of the Porites lutea chromosome 14, jaPorLute2.1, whole genome shotgun sequence genome:
- the LOC140923988 gene encoding uncharacterized protein: MKHGIKWFSNAEVVKKNVLDAWVIPSVICILWTSSGCRYGSSSKAFIYSLTNNNGSGHAVYNPVKLRVKPDSYHQAVRRCDSDGPIFGWNDIRISNNSASNQDSFTYCGKKYPLPPGYYSSARKCTFYVGSSTFTPTDIEVFYETTT; encoded by the exons atgaAACACGGAATCAAGTGGTTCAGCAATGCGgaggttgtaaaaaaaaatgtattagaTGCATGGGTGATACCGTCTGTCATTTGTATTTTATGGACTTCAA GTGGTTGTCGGTATGGAAGTTCAAGTAAAGCCTTTATCTACTCACTGACCAATAACAACGGTTCTGGACACGCTGTGTACAATCCTGTTAAGCTGCGAGTCAAGCCTGATAGTTACCATCAAGCTGTAAGAAGGTGTGATTCAGATGGACCAATATTTGGCTGGAATGATATTCGCATATCAAACAACTCTGCTAGTAACCAGGATTCTTTTACTTATTGTGGCAAGAAATACCCTCTCCCACCAGGGTATTATTCATCTGCTCGAAAGTGTACATTCTATGTTGGAAGCTCCACATTCACGCCAACAGATATCGAAGTATTCTATGAAACAACCACATAA